A genome region from Coffea arabica cultivar ET-39 chromosome 7e, Coffea Arabica ET-39 HiFi, whole genome shotgun sequence includes the following:
- the LOC113702180 gene encoding non-specific lipid-transfer protein 2-like: MKLSQMRLCSVLLLVVVIVGEVEVSRAVTCTPTELSPCVAAIIGQQPPSAACCSKLREQRPCLCGYLRDPNLRQYVNSPNARRVASSCGVPTPRC, translated from the coding sequence atgaagctttCGCAGATGCGTCTGTGTAGCGTGTTACTGTTAGTAGTGGTGATTGTTGGTGAAGTGGAAGTGAGCAGGGCAGTGACATGTACTCCCACGGAGCTGAGTCCTTGCGTTGCGGCAATCATAGGGCAGCAGCCACCGTCGGCGGCTTGCTGCAGTAAGCTGAGGGAGCAGAGGCCCTGCCTCTGTGGTTATCTCAGAGATCCCAACCTCCGGCAGTATGTCAACTCCCCTAATGCTCGCAGGGTTGCTAGCTCCTGTGGTGTGCCCACCCCAAGATGCTAA
- the LOC113701986 gene encoding uncharacterized protein, whose product MATELSNILPRVLIVSRRTVRKNKFVDFVGEYHLDLIVSYGAVPVILPRVTGVHMLLESFEPIHGVLLCEGEDIDPSLYEEEASGLTPEELDEIRRVHASDTSVDKEKDNIEMRLAKLCLERNIPYLGICRGSQVLNVACGGTLYLDVGKELTNKVPEDLRVMHMDYDNYDGHRHAVKVVENTPLSRWFKDSLEEGKMELWVNSYHHQGVKRLAERFVPMAFAPDGLIEGFYDPDAYNPEEGKFIMGLQFHPERMRQPDSDEFNYPGCPFAYQEFVKAVVAYQKKLNSATNVPRPVKLDQEMEKKRKSIVRSFSIARIIYKGGRDMHLSKESELEVGAEFLESNTALTLEQESRLKQMGATVRNSSSFLARLRLNEEREALARKVMGNMSVEQLSDLMSFYHMMGQICSEVLEKKLHGMVNDLASLAAKVRSIFIVQLLTPLYIPFLTLALYSCSTMKSQFLPETPFPSVYNILLLILFIQFPSILGNNTEWYTSCTNLFSCGGISGVDYPFWGGNRPQECGHPGLELMCEDSTPTMEIMNVKYRVLQVNPSSQILRITRNEFAIKDICPEKLVNTTLDANLFEYASGYVNLTIQYGCPSLNIPVPAPIACNINGITYRNVYVVPGAQGPGTCRASIFFPIHSTAFGGITEELSILGQVMVSGFEVRWKVDSMQCNECRNSNGRCGYDLKSNQFTCLCPGNQASGHYGCTSTSSDENGSPHESMVVSEMKSHSPLQSFPTVLCFLASSILLQLHPLSSNPAEFYETCGNEFSCGNITGIGYPFRGYEDPAYCGYPGLELRCDHSSNVTRLDIKNMTFWVLDIHPTSQILRVAREDVMENNCPTDLVNMTLDYTLFDYSASYINVTFLYGCLVNVPNVLFSCGNNSLSVLPGDLGAGLCKASVVYPALQTGDRGSFNFTGLDQVLRQGFDIRWIVNTGICNECTRSGGRCGYGGGTNQNQNQTTCFCPNPPYVQSVACSSNSSPPPSPSRAIPTKRTGRNISNLQTLPSSLPFSSLCPTMHSEDRLRTLSFFLTITSFTLLHIPKSFSQDQQQFETCSEPFRCGNIDFTYPFWGGDRPESCGYPGFNLSCQGNVPRFTVGPVAYRILSSVDTSSQTLTVARDDLWDNNCPQYLHNTTLNFNIFSYPSQVDNITLFYNCTQLPTNILQQLNQFPCTVNGTAPTTNFFQTSSAAFWTSCTDNIRVPINRAAFPSLFSNTAIFNTTDLRTALTTGFPLRYEANNTACNNCSNTGGRCGYDTRSNSFACYPNRNGSKSGPGTPVVLAIVGAVLAGVGLGWLIFWCRQRRRRLAAAKAAESYQTQSKDNSTTPASKAPTSVPSTVFTKSIPSYPSSKTEFGKESSYFGVQVFSYGELEEATDGFSQSRELGDGGFGAVYYGVLTDGRVVAVKRLYENNFKRVEQFINEVEILTRLRHPNLVTLFGCTSKRSRELLLVYEYIPNGTVADHLHGKRASSGLLSWPVRLNIAIETADALAYLHKSDIIHRDVKTNNILLDNDFHVKVADFGLSRLFPNDVTHVSTAPQGTPGYVDPEYYQCYQLTEKSDVYSFGVVLIELISSLQAVDTNRHRHDINLANMAVNKIQNHTLHELVDSSLEFGTNSPMRRMTTLVAELAFRCLQQERDMRPSMQEVVDALRGIQNEGLSTAKVEVVHILVDDVAPLKDNVVPTSPDSVVPDKWLSSSTPNSSG is encoded by the exons ATGGCCACCGAGCTCTCAAACATTCTGCCTCGTGTCCTCATCGTATCCAGGCGTACGGTTCGCAAGAACAAGTTCGTCGACTTCGTAG GAGAGTACCATCTCGATCTTATAGTAAGCTATGGGGCTGTACCGGTGATTTTACCCCGGGTGACGGGGGTGCACATGCTGTTAGAGAGTTTTGAGCCGATTCATGGAGTTCTTCTCtgtgagggggaagatattgaTCCATCACTGTATGAAGAAGAAGCATCAGGTTTAACGCCAGAAGAATTGGACGAAATCCGGAGGGTGCACGCCAGCGATACTTCCGTAGACAAAGAAAAAGACAACATAGAAATGAGGCTAGCCAAACTTTGCCTGGAGAGGAACATTCCTTACTTGGGAATATGCAGGGGTTCACAAGTCCTGAATGTTGCATGTGGGGGTACCCTTTATTTAGATGTGGGGAAAGAATTAACTAATAAGGTTCCTGAAGATCTGAGGGTAATGCACATGGATTATGATAATTATGATGGGCACAGACATGCTGTGAAGGTTGTGGAGAATACTCCTTTGAGTCGTTGGTTTAAGGACTCTTTGGAGGAAGGGAAAATGGAGCTCTGGGTGAATAGTTATCATCACCAGGGAGTTAAGAGGTTAGCTGAGCGTTTTGTTCCAATGGCATTTGCTCCTGATGGTTTGATTGAAGGGTTTTATGATCCTGATGCTTATAATCCTGAGGAGGGTAAATTCATAATGGGGCTCCAATTTCATCCCGAGAGAATGAGGCAACCTGATTCGGATGAATTCAATTATCCTGGATGCCCTTTTGCTTATCAG GAGTTTGTGAAGGCAGTTGTTGCTTATCAGAAGAAGCTCAATAGTGCAACAAATGTACCGAGACCTGTAAAGCTTGAtcaagaaatggagaagaaaagaaaatccatCGTTAGAAGCTTCTCAATTGCAAGAATAATATATAAAGGGGGACGTGATATGCATCTATCAAAAGAATCTGAACTTGAAGTCGGAGCAGAATTCCTTGAG TCGAACACAGCTTTGACTTTGGAGCAGGAGAGTAGATTGAAACAAATGGGGGCAACCGTGaggaactcatcttccttcttaGCTAGATTAAGGTTAAACGAAGAAAGAGAGGCATTAGCAAGGAAAGTGATGGGAAACATGTCGGTAGAACAGTTATCTGATCTAATGTCCTTCTACCACATGATGGGGCAGATATGTTCAGAAGTCTTGGAGAAAAAACTTCATGGCATGGTCAATGATCTTGCCTCT TTGGCCGCCAAAGTTCGTTCGATATTTATTGTCCAATTATTAACTCCTCTTTACATTCCCTTCCTCACTCTTGCGCTCTACTCTTGCTCTACTATGAAGAGCCAGTTCCTCCCGGAGACACCCTTTCCATCTGTGTACAACATCTTACTACTGATTCTCTTCATTCAATTCCCTTCCATTTTAGGCAACAACACCGAATGGTACACCAGCTGCACCAATTTGTTCAGTTGCGGGGGAATCAGCGGCGTTGATTACCCTTTCTGGGGTGGCAACAGGCCTCAAGAATGCGGTCATCCTGGACTAGAGCTCATGTGCGAGGATAGCACTCCAACCATGGAGATTATGAACGTGAAATATCGGGTTCTTCAAGTCAATCCCAGTTCTCAAATCCTCAGAATCACCAGAAATGAATTTGCAATCAAGGATATCTGTCCAGAGAAATTGGTGAACACCACCCTCGATGCCAATCTTTTCGAGTATGCTTCGGGATACGTCAATCTTACGATCCAATACGGCTGCCCCTCTCTGAATATTCCCGTCCCGGCTCCAATAGCCTGTAATATCAACGGAATCACTTACCGGAACGTTTACGTCGTTCCGGGGGCACAAGGGCCTGGAACTTGTCGGGCGAGCATATTTTTTCCAATTCATAGCACAGCTTTTGGAGGAATTACTGAAGAGTTGTCAATTCTGGGGCAAGTAATGGTCAGCGGATTTGAAGTGCGATGGAAAGTGGATAGTATGCAATGCAATGAGTGCAGGAATTCGAATGGCAGGTGCGGCTATGACCTCAAATCCAATCAATTTACTTGCCTATGTCCCGGAAATCAAGCCTCTGGTCACTATGGATGCACAAGCACATCAAGTGATGAAAATGGTAGCCCGCACGAGTCCATGGTTGTTTCAG aaatgaaatccCACAGCCCTTTACAGTCGTTCCCCACTGTTCTCTGTTTTCTCGCCTCTAGTATACTTCTTCAACTTCATCCCCTTTCAAGTAATCCGGCGGAATTTTATGAGACCTGTGGGAATGAATTCAGCTGCGGCAACATCACCGGAATAGGATATCCTTTCCGGGGATACGAAGATCCCGCATACTGTGGCTATCCCGGGCTAGAGCTAAGATGCGATCACAGCAGTAATGTTACAAGACTCGATATCAAGAACATGACATTTTGGGTCTTGGATATCCATCCAACCAGCCAGATTTTGAGGGTTGCTAGAGAAGACGTGATGGAGAACAACTGTCCTACTGATTTAGTAAACATGACTTTGGATTACACCCTGTTTGATTACTCCGCGAGTTATATAAACGTCACGTTTCTCTATGGCTGCCTAGTCAATGTACCCAATGTTCTTTTCTCATGTGGGAACAATAGTCTGTCTGTATTGCCTGGAGACCTTGGTGCTGGACTGTGTAAGGCCAGTGTGGTATATCCGGCACTTCAAACGGGTGATAGAGGATCCTTTAATTTtacgggcttggatcaagtcCTCCGGCAAGGGTTCGACATCAGATGGATAGTGAATACTGGTATATGCAATGAGTGCACCAGGTCCGGTGGAAGGTGTGGGTACGGTGGTGGcacaaatcaaaatcaaaatcaaactaCTTGTTTCTGCCCAAATCCGCCCTATGTCCAATCTGTTGCTTGCTCATCAAATTCATCACCACCACCTTCACCTTCTAGAG CTATTCCCACCAAACGAACTGGGAGGAACATTTCCAACCTGCAAACTCTTCCTAGTTCCCTACCCTTCTCTTCTCTCTGTCCAACGATGCATTCCGAGGATCGCCTTCGAACCCTTTCGTTCTTTCTGACGATCACCAGCTTCACTTTACTTCACATCCCGAAATCTTTCAGCCAGGATCAACAACAATTTGAAACCTGCAGCGAGCCGTTTCGGTGTGGAAATATTGACTTTACTTATCCATTCTGGGGTGGGGATCGCCCGGAGAGTTGTGGCTATCCAGGTTTCAATCTAAGCTGCCAAGGGAACGTCCCTCGGTTTACGGTTGGCCCCGTTGCATACCGGATCCTCTCCTCTGTAGATACCTCATCTCAAACTCTTACCGTTGCCAGAGACGATCTGTGGGATAATAATTGTCCTCAGTATCTCCATAACACCACCTTGAATTTCAACATCTTCAGTTACCCCAGCCAGGTCGATAACATCACTCTGTTCTATAATTGCACCCAGCTTCCTACCAACATCCTTCAACAGCTAAATCAGTTTCCTTGCACCGTCAATGGTACCGCACCAACTACCAATTTTTTCCAGACAAGTAGTGCAGCCTTTTGGACTTCTTGTACTGATAACATCAGGGTTCCCATTAATCGCGCCGCATTTCCGAGTCTCTTCAGTAATACGGCCATATTCAATACTACGGATCTTCGAACCGCACTTACCACCGGCTTTCCTTTGCGATATGAAGCAAATAATACAGCCTGCAATAATTGCTCTAACACAGGTGGCCGGTGCGGGTATGACACTCGTTCCAACTCATTTGCCTGCTATCCCAATAGAAATG GCAGTAAAAGTGGTCCCGGCACTCCCGTAG TTCTTGCTATAGTAGGTGCAGTCCTTGCTGGTGTGGGTCTTGGTTGGTTGATTTTCTGGTGTAGGCAACGGAGGAGACGGCTTGCTGCTGCTAAAGCTGCAGAGAGTTACCAAACTCAGAGCAAGGATAATTCAACTACTCCTGCTAGCAAAGCCCCTACTTCTGTGCCTTCAACTGTTTTCACCAAAAGCATCCCTTCTTATCCTTCCTCAAAAACTGAATTTGGAAAAGAAAGCTCCTATTTTGGTGTCCAGGTCTTTAGCTACGGCGAACTTGAGGAAGCCACAGATGGTTTTTCTCAATCTAGAGAACTTGGAGATGGTGGCTTTGGCGCTGTATATTATG GTGTTCTTACTGATGGCCGCGTTGTTGCAGTCAAGCGGttatatgaaaataattttaaGCGTGTTGAGCAGTTTATCAATGAAGTTGAGATCTTGACCCGTTTACGGCATCCAAACCTTGTGACACTATTTGGATGCACATCCAAAAGAAGCCGTGAGCTGTTGCTCGTGTATGAATATATACCAAATGGAACTGTGGCTGATCATCTACATGGGAAACGTGCCAGTTCTGGTTTGCTATCTTGGCCTGTCCGACTGAACATAGCCATTGAGACAGCTGATGCATTGGCTTATCTTCATAAATCAGATATCATACATCGTGATGTCAAAACCAACAACATCCTTCTAGACAATGACTTCCATGTAAAAGTCGCCGATTTTGGGTTATCAAGGTTGTTTCCCAACGATGTTACGCATGTATCTACAGCTCCCCAGGGGACACCCGGATACGTTGATCCTGAGTATTATCAATGCTACCAGCTCACTGAAAAGAGTGATGTTTACAGCTTTGGGGTGGTATTGATTGAACTAATTTCATCGCTGCAAGCTGTTGATACTAACAGGCACCGTCATGATATAAATTTGGCAAATATGGCCgtcaacaaaatccaaaaccaTACATTACATGAATTGGTAGATTCAAGTCTGGAGTTTGGGACAAATAGCCCTATGAGGAGGATGACAACATTAGTGGCTGAGCTAGCTTTTCGGTGTCTGCAGCAGGAGAGAGATATGAGGCCTTCAATGCAAGAAGTAGTGGATGCTCTTCGAGGAATTCAGAATGAAGGGTTGAGTACTGCAAAGGTGGAGGTGGTGCATATCCTGGTTGATGACGTCGCGCCGCTCAAGGATAATGTTGTCCCTACATCGCCTGATTCAGTTGTTCCTGATAAGTGGCTTAGCAGCTCGACACCAAATTCAAGCGGGTGA
- the LOC113702288 gene encoding uncharacterized protein, producing the protein MATLQKFKLLATQCAVAGSPTRSPSASPVIHLRRRKTLRMLLSRGGSGSRRIPRREEGSPDRRGCERNSPEKGKELMVSHKLRDLFVSSPPTFDERVSENVREGLLSGGVSSGVGGGVGGASGGFGLRRGGGGRQLRPLSATFRQRLLRRAWRPVLVTIPE; encoded by the coding sequence ATGGCGACGTTGCAGAAATTTAAGCTATTAGCCACGCAGTGTGCGGTCGCCGGGAGTCCGACGAGAAGCCCATCAGCGAGCCCAGTTATACACCTCCGCCGGAGGAAGACGCTGAGGATGTTGCTCAGCCGCGGGGGAAGTGGTAGCAGGAGGATTCCGCGCCGGGAAGAGGGTTCTCCGGATCGGAGGGGGTGCGAGAGGAACTCGCCGGAGAAAGGGAAGGAGTTGATGGTGAGTCATAAGCTGAGGGACTTGTTCGTTTCGTCGCCGCCGACGTTTGACGAGAGGGTGTCGGAGAATGTTAGAGAAGGGTTGTTGTCCGGTGGGGTTAGTAGCGGCGTCGGCGGCGGCGTCGGTGGTGCGAGTGGCGGGTTTGGATTGAGGAGAGGTGGCGGGGGCCGACAGCTTAGACCGTTATCAGCGACGTTTCGGCAACGGTTGCTTAGGAGGGCATGGAGACCTGTGCTGGTTACCATACCCGagtaa